From a single Syngnathus scovelli strain Florida chromosome 2, RoL_Ssco_1.2, whole genome shotgun sequence genomic region:
- the qars1 gene encoding glutamine--tRNA ligase, producing the protein MDDTSNLFLSIGLSEQKVKETLKNSALSTTLKSAIVQARNVNGATEVDKATGTLLYSLASRLKDTKRLAFLAENIALRKISTEQQLAAALEFVKTHPEEPLNQNEFNEACGVGVVITPEQIEDAVESVIKKHKEQLEKERYHFNMGLLMGDVRAALKWADGKVLKNEVDMQVLHLLGPKTEADLEKKSKAPKNKADNEVKAKKEEVALNGEATSAEGKSLMEQLRGEALKFHKPGENYTTEGYVVTPNTMNLLKKHMEKFGGQIRTRFPPEPNGILHIGHAKAINFNFGYAKANNGICFLRYDDTNPEKEEEKYFTAIKEMVEWLGYTPYAVTHASDNFQKLYDLALDLIRRGHAYVCHQKGEELKGHNTPPSPWRDRPVEESLVLFERMKKGMFAEGEITLRMKTVMEDGKMDPVAYRIKYTPHHRTGDEWCIYPTYDYTHCLCDSIEDITHSLCTKEFQARRSSYYWLCNALDVYCPVQWEYGRLNLTYTVVSKRKIIKLVETGVVRDWDDPRLFTLTALRRRGFPPEAINNFCARVGVTVSQTTTEPHLLEACVRDVLNETAPRAMAVLEPLKVTIVNLPEGSKSEVQVPDFPASESKGSHTVPFKSTIFIEQSDFREVMEKGYKRLTPEQPVGLRHAGYVISVKEVIKDAKGKVVELKVNCCSSDTAEKPKAFIHWVCQPLVCEVRIYERLFLHKHPEDPAEVPNGFLSDINPHSMQVIDSALVDTSVKGAKVLDKFQFERVGYFSVDPDSTADKLVFNRTVTLKEDPGKM; encoded by the exons atggaCGATACATCGAACCTTTTCCTTTCCATTGGACTTAGTGAGCAGAAAGTGAAAGAAACCCTGAAAAATTCAGCCTTGAGTACCACCTTGAAGAGCGCAATCGTTCAG GCTCGCAATGTCAATGGGGCAACAGAAGTGGACAAAGCAACGGGGACATTGTTGTACAGCCTGGCCTCTCGCCTCAAAGATACGAAACGTCTGGCGTTCCTTGCAGAAAACATAGCTCTGCGTAAAATCTCCACGGAGCAACAACTTGCTG CTGCTTTGGAATTTGTTAAGACTCACCCTGAGGAACCCCTTAACCAGAATGAGTTTAATGAAGCCTGTGGAGTGGGTGTGGTCATCACGCCTGAGCAGATTGAAGATGCC GTGGAGTCTGTGATCAAGAAGCATAAAGAACAGCTTGAAAAGGAGCGGTACCACTTCAACATGGGCCTGCTAATGG GAGACGTGCGCGCCGCTCTAAAATGGGCTGATGGGAAAGTTCTCAAAAATGAGGTGGACATGCAG GTCCTGCACTTGTTAGGCCCCAAGACAGAGGCTGACCTTGAGAAGAAATCGAAG GCCCCGAAAAATAAAGCTGACAATGAGGTGAAGGCGAAAAAAGAAGAGGTGGCACTTAATG GTGAGGCCACGTCAGCGGAAGGAAAATCGCTAATGGAGCAGCTCAGGGGCGAAGCGCTGAAGTTCCACAAACCAG GCGAGAACTATACAACCGAGGGCTATGTGGTCACGCCAAACACTATGAACTTGCTCAAAAAGCACATGGAGAAATTTGGTGGACAG ATACGAACCCGCTTCCCTCCCGAGCCCAACGGCATCCTTCACATCGGACACGCCAAAGCCATCAACTTCAATTTCGGATACGCGAAG GCAAACAACGGAATTTGTTTCTTGAGATACGACGACACAAATCCAGAGAAGGAGGAAGAAAAATACTTCACCGCCATCAAAGAGATGGTCGAGTGGCTCG GGTACACGCCGTACGCAGTCACGCACGCGTCGGACAATTTCCAGAAACTCTACGATCTGGCACTGGATCTCATTCGCAG AGGTCATGCGTATGTGTGCCACCAGAAGGGGGAGGAACTGAAGGGTCACAATACTCCTCCGTCACCTTGGAGAGACCGTCCCGTGGAAGAATCTTTGGTTTTGTTTGAGAGGATGAAGAAGGGAATGTTTGCTGAAGGAGAGATTACACTCAGGATGAAGACCGTCATGGAGGATGGGAAAATGGACCCGGTGGCGTACCGAATCAAATACACGCCGCATCATCGGACAGGAGATGAATG GTGCATCTACCCCACTTATGACTACACCCACTGTCTGTGTGACTCCATTGAAGATATCACCCATTCACTCTGCACCAAAGAGTTTCAGGCCAG GCGTTCATCGTATTACTGGTTATGTAACGCTCTGGACGTGTACTGCCCCGTTCAGTGGGAATATGGCCGCCTGAACCTCACCTACACGGTGGTGTCCAAGAGGAAGATCATCAAGTTGGTCGAGACAGGAGTGGTCAG AGACTGGGACGACCCTCGCCTCTTTACTTTGACCGCACTTCGGAGGAGAGGCTTCCCACCGGAGGCCATCAACAACTTCTGCGCTCGG GTGGGAGTGACCGTTTCCCAGACGACAACCGAGCCGCATCTTTTGGAAGCGTGCGTCAGGGATGTGCTCAACGAGACGGCCCCGCGAGCCATGGCCGTGTTGGAACCTCTCAAAGTCACCATCGTAAACCTCCCTGAGGGCTCAAAG TCAGAAGTACAAGTGCCAGACTTCCCCGCGAGTGAGTCCAAGGGTAGTCACACTGTGCCATTTAAAAGCACCATCTTCATTGAACAAAGTGACTTCAGAGAG gtgatGGAGAAAGGCTACAAACGTCTGACCCCAGAACAACCCGTTGGCTTAAGGCATGCCGGGTACGTCATCTCCGTGAAGGAGGTCATCAAG GACGCTAAGGGCAAAGTGGTGGAACTCAAGGTGAACTGCTGCAGTTCGGATACAGCGGAGAAACCAAAGGCCTTCATCCACTGGGTCTGCCAGCCGCTCGTGTGCGAAGTCCGCATCTATGAAAGATT ATTCCTACACAAACATCCAGAGGATCCAGCTGAGGTGCCCAACGGCTTCCTGAGCGACATTAACCCA CATTCTATGCAAGTGATCGACAGTGCCTTGGTTGATACCTCTGTCAAGGGAGCAAAAGTTCTTGACAAATTCCAGTTTGAAAGAGTTGGCTACTTCTCCGTGGACCCCGACAGCACGGCAGACAAG CTGGTCTTCAACAGGACAGTCACCCTCAAAGAGGATCCCGGGAAGATGTAA
- the ogg1 gene encoding N-glycosylase/DNA lyase isoform X2 produces the protein MRKMMATHAVLSSGVKTWRALTCEKSELRLDLTLACGQSFRWRETADGHWTGVMGGQVWTLTQTEDTLWYHVYKPNDVHRRLMAENDGEETMSQQKCNAAVKKEQKEVMAVNQQEDEAILRDYLQLDVNLKDLYRKWGAADKHFQKIADIFTGVRMLRQDPTECLFSFICTSNNHISRIQGMVERLCEARGNLLCKLDQTSYYDFPSLSALADSSVEARLRELGFGYRARFLQQSAKQILDQHGYKWLEGLRTVPYSEARHALRALPGVGTKVADCVCLMSLDKANAVPIDTHVWQIAKRDYKYAAANQPKSITEKLHKDIGDFFRNLWGPYAGWAQSVLFCADLKKFQKLKETPHLKRPKEESDTESVGTCKRANMKTVKNRKLKSASEKKGKMSVKEEQVV, from the exons ATGCGTAAAATGATGGCAACCCACGCGGTTCTGTCATCGGGAGTCAAAACGTGGAGAGCTCTAACCTGTGAGAAGTCAGAGCTCCGATTGGATCTCACTCTTGCTTGTGGGCAATCATTCCG CTGGAGGGAGACGGCAGACGGCCACTGGACTGgagtcatgggaggacaagtgtGGACTCTGACTCAGACCGAGGACACTTTGTGGTACCATGTTTACAAACCCAATGACGTGCACAGACGACTCATGGCAGAGAATGATGGCGAGGAAACCATGTCACAGCAGAAATGCAATGCAGCCGTGAAAAAGGAACAGAAGGAGGTCATGGCTGTAAACCAGCAGGAGGACGAGGCCATCTTGAGAGATTACCTCCAGCTGGATGTGAATTTGAAGGATCTGTACAGAAAATGGGGAGCAGCGGACAAGCATTTCCAGAAAATTGCAGACATCTTCACTG GTGTGCGAATGCTCCGCCAGGACCCCACAGAATGCCTTTTCTCCTTCATTTGCACCTCCAACAACCACATCTCTCGTATCCAAGGCATGGTGGAGAGATTGTGCGAGGCTCGGGGAAACCTGCTCTGCAAGCTGGATCAAACCTCCTACTACGACTTTCCTTCGCTGTCCGCATTAGCAG ATAGCAGCGTAGAAGCCCGCCTGAGGGAACTCGGTTTTGGATACAGAGCTCGGTTCTTGCAACAGAGCGCAAAACAGATTTTGGACCAACACGGTTACAAATGGCTCGAAGGTCTTCGCACGGTCCCGTATTCGGAGGCCCGCCATGCTCTGCGTGCCCTACCTGGGGTGGGCACTAAG GTGGCAGATTGCGTATGTCTGATGTCTCTGGATAAGGCCAACGCCGTGCCGATCGACACGCACGTGTGGCAGATCGCCAAGCGCGATTATAAATACGCCGCGGCCAACCAGCCCAAAAGCATCACGGAGAAGCTTCACAAAGACATCG GTGATTTCTTCCGGAATCTGTGGGGTCCCTACGCCGGGTGGGCACAGTCT gtgttgttctgtgccgaTCTGAAGAAATTCCAAAAGCTGAAAGAAACGCCACATCTGAAAAGGCCAAAGGAAGAGTCCGACACTGAAAGTGTGGGAACGTGCAAGAGAGCAAATATGAAGACTGTGAAAAACAGGAAACTCAAGTCAGCGTCGGAAAAGAAAGGAAAGATGTCTGTGAAGGAGGAGCAGGTAGTATGA
- the LOC125988449 gene encoding transcriptional regulator QRICH1, whose product MNNSLDGTSSYEELVRQKARSIPQHRMKEFLESLASKGPDALQEFSQQSEDVTTTTTTMVYQPEANCIYTDSTEVAGSLLELACPVQVQVQPQQQIQESTAQQQNDDQQIIQVQIGQQTGHMLGQVLQVPSGSHQQLQGVTTAQLIQPGDLTEEQHQQLQAQLVAAVAGGQQIQIQTVGALSPTQQQDGAERRALGSAAQGAGVLQPAKKRKVDMPITVSYALPGQQVATVLAIPQGQGQQQSYVSLRPDLLTVDSSHLYSATGTITSPTGETWTIPVYSAPAGASGREQVTHIAIPQEAYGTVQVTNSTSVAAENDKSKNSSSQSQTAQAVSSITTTAGMGGQEEVVHTLAANTLFPAQLMNGNIHIPVAVQGYPNATQSLIWDPQQQVLHTQGLTGQDGQQLQAQAIVAEVDGQGQQQVQVQELLLPATLKPEEGLDVWSAWAQRKNAEMDKSENHKLAPIGRRQALRYQEDLVSCAVAELCVGLSLMTTEARGLEGEPYEADVLYYVFLCIQKYLFDNGRVDDIFSDQYYTRFAQSLHQILQPWTPSIHPLGYIIPSHVTEEMLWECKQLGAHSPSTLLTTLMFFNTKYFHLKTIEQHLKLAFSKVLRHTRKSPNNPKDKSTSIRYLKTAERFIGQKVTDDMYLEQLEDPENPLRCPIKLYDFYLFKCPQSAKGRHDTFYLTPEPVVAPNSPIWYSTQPIPKEELEQMLTRILVVREIQETINMAESVR is encoded by the exons ATGAATAATTCCCTGGACGGCACAAGCTCCTACGAGGAGCTCGTGCGGCAGAAAGCTCGGAGTATCCCCCAGCATCGTATGAAAGAGTTCCTCGAGTCCTTGGCCAGTAAAGGTCCGGATGCCCTGCAGGAGTTCAGCCAGCAAAGTGAAGATGTcacaaccaccaccaccaccatggtGTACCAGCCCGAGGCGAATTGCATTTACACGGACAGCACCGAAGTAGCAGGCTCGCTTCTGGAACTAGCGTGTCCG GTTCAGGTGCAAGTTCAGCCGCAGCAGCAGATCCAAGAGTCAACAGCTCAGCAGCAGAATGACGACCAACAGATTATACAG GTGCAGATTGGTCAGCAGACAGGTCATATGCTGGGTCAGGTCCTCCAAGTGCCCTCCGGCTCCCATCAGCAGCTTCAAGGTGTGACGACAGCGCAGCTAATTCAGCCGGGGGATCTCACCGAGGAGCAGCACCAACAA CTCCAAGCCCAGTTGGTGGCGGCTGTCGCCGGGGGACAGCAGATCCAAATTCAAACAGTGGGGGCCCTCTCGCCCACTCAGCAACAGGACGGCGCCGAGAGGAGGGCTCTGGGAAGCGCAGCCCAAGGCGCGGGGGTCCTCCAGCCCGCTAAAAAACGCAAGGTGGACATGCCCATCACGGTGTCTTACGCCCTACCTGGTCAGCAGGTGGCGACGGTCCTCGCTATCCCACAAGGACAGGGTCAACAGCAGAGTTATGTCTCCCTGCGGCCAGACCTGCTGACAGTGGACAGCTCACACCTTTACAGTGCTACGGGCACCATCACCAGTCCCACGGGGGAGACCTGGACCATTCCCGTCTATTCGGCTCCCGCGGGGGCGTCGGGTCGGGAGCAGGTCACGCACATCGCCATCCCCCAGGAGGCCTACGGAACTGTGCAGGTCACCAATTCGACAAGCGTCGCGGCGGAAAACGACAAGTCGAAAAACTCTTCCAGTCAAAGTCAGACGGCTCAGGCGGTTTCCAGCATCACCACCACGGCGGGGATGGGCGGGCAAGAGGAAGTGGTGCACACGTTGGCCGCCAACACGCTTTTTCCCGCTCAGCTGATGAACGGAAATATTCACATCCCGGTGGCGGTGCAGGGCTACCCGAACGCCACGCAGTCGCTCATCTGGGACCCGCAGCAGCAGGTGTTGCACACGCAGGGACTCACGGGGCAGGATGGACAGCAGCTACAG GCTCAGGCGATCGTTGCCGAGGTCGACGGACAAGGTCAGCAGCAAGTGCAAGTCCAGGAGCTTCTGCTTCCCGCCACTCTCAAACCAGAGGAGGGGCTGGACGTGTGGTCCGCTTGGGCTCAGCGGAAAAATGCCGAGATGGACAAATCCGAGAACCATAAATTGGCTCCCATCGGCC gacgCCAGGCGCTGCGTTACCAGGAAGACTTGGTGTCTTGCGCTGTGGCCGAGCTCTGCGTTGGTCTTTCGCTAATGACCACAGAAGCCCGTGGCCTGGAAGGAGAACCCTACGAAGCGGATGTCCTTTACTATGTCTTTCTGTGCATACAAAAG TACCTGTTTGATAACGGTCGCGTGGATGACATCTTTTCAGATCAGTACTACACTCGCTTTGCTCAAAGCCTGCACCAGATACTCCAGCCCTGGACGCCGTCTATCCATCCGCTCG GCTATATAATCCCCAGTCACGTGACCGAGGAGATGCTGTGGGAATGCAAACAACTCGGCGCTCATTCGCCATCAACGTTGCTCACGACGCTGATGTTCTTCAACACAAA GTATTTTCATTTGAAGACAATCGAGCAGCATTTAAAGCTCGCCTTTTCCAAAGTGCTCAGACACACCAGGAAAAGTCCAAATAATCCCAAAGACAAAAGCACCAGCATCCGATACCTGAAAACGGCAGAAAGGTTCATCGGACAGAAAG TCACAGACGACATGTACTTGGAGCAACTGGAGGACCCGGAAAATCCTCTCCGGTGCCCCATCAAGCTGTACGATTTCTACCTCTTCAAATG TCCACAGAGCGCCAAAGGACGTCACGACACCTTCTACCTGACGCCGGAACCCGTGGTGGCCCCAAACAGCCCCATCTGGTACTCCACCCAACCCATCCCAAAAGAGGAGTTGGAGCAAATGCTGACCCGCATCCTGGTCGTCCGTGAAATCCAAGAAACCATCAACATGGCGGAGAGCGTACGCTAA
- the ogg1 gene encoding N-glycosylase/DNA lyase isoform X3 — MRKMMATHAVLSSGVKTWRALTCEKSELRLDLTLACGQSFRWRETADGHWTGVMGGQVWTLTQTEDTLWYHVYKPNDVHRRLMAENDGEETMSQQKCNAAVKKEQKEVMAVNQQEDEAILRDYLQLDVNLKDLYRKWGAADKHFQKIADIFTGVRMLRQDPTECLFSFICTSNNHISRIQGMVERLCEARGNLLCKLDQTSYYDFPSLSALADSSVEARLRELGFGYRARFLQQSAKQILDQHGYKWLEGLRTVPYSEARHALRALPGVGTKVADCVCLMSLDKANAVPIDTHVWQIAKRDYKYAAANQPKSITEKLHKDIGDFFRNLWGPYAGWAQSVLFCADLKKFQKLKETPHLKRPKEESDTESVGTCKRANMKTVKNRKLKSASEKKGKMSVKEEQ; from the exons ATGCGTAAAATGATGGCAACCCACGCGGTTCTGTCATCGGGAGTCAAAACGTGGAGAGCTCTAACCTGTGAGAAGTCAGAGCTCCGATTGGATCTCACTCTTGCTTGTGGGCAATCATTCCG CTGGAGGGAGACGGCAGACGGCCACTGGACTGgagtcatgggaggacaagtgtGGACTCTGACTCAGACCGAGGACACTTTGTGGTACCATGTTTACAAACCCAATGACGTGCACAGACGACTCATGGCAGAGAATGATGGCGAGGAAACCATGTCACAGCAGAAATGCAATGCAGCCGTGAAAAAGGAACAGAAGGAGGTCATGGCTGTAAACCAGCAGGAGGACGAGGCCATCTTGAGAGATTACCTCCAGCTGGATGTGAATTTGAAGGATCTGTACAGAAAATGGGGAGCAGCGGACAAGCATTTCCAGAAAATTGCAGACATCTTCACTG GTGTGCGAATGCTCCGCCAGGACCCCACAGAATGCCTTTTCTCCTTCATTTGCACCTCCAACAACCACATCTCTCGTATCCAAGGCATGGTGGAGAGATTGTGCGAGGCTCGGGGAAACCTGCTCTGCAAGCTGGATCAAACCTCCTACTACGACTTTCCTTCGCTGTCCGCATTAGCAG ATAGCAGCGTAGAAGCCCGCCTGAGGGAACTCGGTTTTGGATACAGAGCTCGGTTCTTGCAACAGAGCGCAAAACAGATTTTGGACCAACACGGTTACAAATGGCTCGAAGGTCTTCGCACGGTCCCGTATTCGGAGGCCCGCCATGCTCTGCGTGCCCTACCTGGGGTGGGCACTAAG GTGGCAGATTGCGTATGTCTGATGTCTCTGGATAAGGCCAACGCCGTGCCGATCGACACGCACGTGTGGCAGATCGCCAAGCGCGATTATAAATACGCCGCGGCCAACCAGCCCAAAAGCATCACGGAGAAGCTTCACAAAGACATCG GTGATTTCTTCCGGAATCTGTGGGGTCCCTACGCCGGGTGGGCACAGTCT gtgttgttctgtgccgaTCTGAAGAAATTCCAAAAGCTGAAAGAAACGCCACATCTGAAAAGGCCAAAGGAAGAGTCCGACACTGAAAGTGTGGGAACGTGCAAGAGAGCAAATATGAAGACTGTGAAAAACAGGAAACTCAAGTCAGCGTCGGAAAAGAAAGGAAAGATGTCTGTGAAGGAGGAGCAG TAA